The following proteins are co-located in the Bosea sp. AS-1 genome:
- the metK gene encoding methionine adenosyltransferase yields the protein MSRQNYLFTSESVSEGHPDKVCDRISDEIVDLFFKEAVKAGYEPAKVRVAAETLATTNRVVIAGEVRTHLDEKQIKSKVKSVARKAIRNIGYEQDGFHWKKAKIDVLLHPQSADIAQGVDEAGNKDVGAGDQGIMFGYASRETPELLPAPIYYAHKILETLALARKKGEGDAAKLGPDAKSQVTVKYEDGKPVGVTQIVLSTQHLDEKLSSEDVRKIVEPYIRQALPDGWISKDTVWHINPTGKFVIGGPDGDAGLTGRKIIVDTYGGAAPHGGGAFSGKDPTKVDRSAAYAARYLAKNIVAAKLADRATIQLSYAIGVAKPLSIYVDLHGTGKVDEAKLEAALGKIVDLSPNGIRNHLGLNKPIYAKTAAYGHFGRKAGRDGSFSWEKTDLVDALKKAVA from the coding sequence GTGTCACGCCAGAATTACCTGTTCACCAGCGAATCTGTCTCGGAAGGCCACCCCGACAAGGTCTGTGACCGGATCTCCGACGAGATCGTCGACCTGTTCTTCAAGGAAGCGGTCAAGGCCGGCTACGAACCCGCCAAGGTCCGTGTAGCGGCCGAGACGCTGGCGACGACCAACCGCGTCGTCATCGCCGGCGAGGTCCGCACCCATCTCGACGAGAAGCAGATCAAGTCGAAGGTGAAGTCGGTCGCTCGCAAGGCGATCCGCAACATCGGCTACGAGCAGGACGGCTTCCACTGGAAGAAGGCCAAGATCGACGTGCTGCTGCACCCGCAGTCGGCGGATATCGCCCAGGGCGTCGACGAGGCCGGCAACAAGGATGTCGGCGCCGGCGACCAGGGCATCATGTTCGGCTATGCCAGCCGTGAGACCCCGGAGCTGCTGCCCGCCCCGATCTATTATGCCCACAAGATCCTCGAGACGCTGGCGCTCGCTCGCAAGAAGGGCGAGGGCGATGCCGCCAAGCTCGGTCCCGACGCCAAGAGCCAGGTCACGGTCAAGTACGAGGACGGCAAGCCCGTCGGCGTGACCCAGATCGTGCTCTCGACCCAGCATCTCGATGAGAAGCTGAGCTCCGAGGATGTCCGCAAGATTGTCGAGCCCTATATCCGCCAGGCGCTGCCGGATGGCTGGATCTCGAAGGACACGGTCTGGCACATCAACCCGACCGGCAAGTTCGTCATCGGCGGCCCGGACGGCGACGCCGGCCTGACCGGCCGCAAGATCATCGTCGACACCTATGGCGGCGCAGCTCCGCATGGCGGCGGCGCCTTCTCGGGCAAGGACCCGACCAAGGTCGACCGTTCGGCCGCCTATGCGGCGCGCTATCTCGCCAAGAACATCGTCGCGGCCAAGCTTGCCGATCGCGCCACGATCCAGCTCTCCTATGCCATCGGCGTCGCCAAGCCGCTGTCGATCTATGTCGACCTGCACGGCACCGGCAAGGTCGACGAGGCGAAGCTGGAGGCGGCGCTCGGCAAGATCGTCGATCTCTCGCCGAACGGCATCCGCAACCATCTCGGGCTCAACAAGCCGATCTACGCCAAGACTGCCGCTTACGGCCATTTCGGTCGCAAGGCCGGCCGGGACGGCTCCTTCTCCTGGGAGAAGACCGACCTGGTCGACGCCTTGAAGAAGGCTGTCGCCTGA
- a CDS encoding helix-turn-helix transcriptional regulator, which translates to MIKKVPNPIDRHVGSRVRMRRMLAGISQEKLGEALGLTFQQVQKYEKGSNRISASRLQQIAKMLDVPVAFFFDGAPTGDVPAGGFSDAAATTYISDFLSTSEGVQLTKAFTRIKDSRVRRRIIDLVEAIASETAEKA; encoded by the coding sequence ATGATCAAGAAGGTACCCAATCCGATCGACCGCCATGTCGGCAGTCGCGTCCGCATGCGCCGCATGCTGGCCGGGATCAGCCAGGAAAAGCTGGGTGAAGCGCTGGGGCTGACGTTTCAGCAGGTCCAGAAATACGAGAAGGGCTCGAACCGCATCAGCGCGAGCCGCCTGCAGCAGATCGCCAAGATGCTCGATGTGCCGGTCGCCTTCTTCTTTGATGGCGCGCCGACCGGTGACGTGCCTGCCGGCGGCTTTTCCGATGCGGCTGCGACGACCTATATCTCCGACTTCCTGTCGACCAGCGAAGGCGTTCAGCTGACCAAGGCCTTCACGCGCATCAAGGATAGCCGCGTCCGCCGCCGCATTATCGATCTCGTCGAGGCCATCGCAAGCGAAACCGCCGAAAAGGCGTAG
- the lnt gene encoding apolipoprotein N-acyltransferase encodes MRITTVAEAVILAWGWRRRLIAFAAGASGALALPPLDLWPLVVLPMSFAIWLMDGAVGATRWQRFRSAFMVGWWWGFGFFVAGLWWLGAAFLVEADKFAWAMPLGVVALPAFLAVFPAFAFGAARLFWPKGAGRILVLAAMLGISEWLRGHVLTGFPWNAYGMMLTGEVHLEQVASLFGLYGLTLFAVAIGAAPAALGTATTSSGRWLPSLLALAALAGFFAYGFWRVPAGPAPLVAGVKLRLMQPNLPQNAKFNGNNGAAILEHYLELSDRATSPETPGLQAVTHVIWPESAFPFLLGRTPQALSRIAAALPPDVTLITGAARAGEVLPGESRPPIYNSIQVVNDEGTIVASYDKVHLVPFGEYLPPILGTLIRAVGLSQFVSIPGGFSSGNTHLPLAIKGLPNAAPLICYEAVFPGAVVPRGPRPAFFLNVTNDGWFGQTSGPYQHFAQARLRSIEEGLPLVRVANTGISGVVDAYGRVVASLPLGAEGVLDVGLPRSGPETPYARLGDLAFAGLLLMFLALARIRAA; translated from the coding sequence ATGCGCATCACTACGGTTGCGGAGGCCGTCATCCTGGCCTGGGGATGGCGCCGGCGTCTGATCGCCTTCGCCGCCGGTGCCAGTGGCGCGCTTGCCTTGCCGCCGCTCGATCTCTGGCCATTGGTCGTCCTGCCGATGAGCTTCGCGATCTGGCTGATGGACGGTGCGGTCGGGGCGACGCGCTGGCAGCGCTTCCGGTCCGCTTTCATGGTCGGCTGGTGGTGGGGCTTCGGTTTCTTCGTCGCCGGCCTGTGGTGGCTGGGAGCGGCCTTCCTCGTCGAGGCCGATAAATTCGCCTGGGCGATGCCGCTCGGCGTCGTCGCTCTGCCGGCCTTCCTCGCGGTCTTCCCGGCTTTTGCCTTTGGCGCGGCGCGGCTGTTCTGGCCGAAGGGCGCCGGTCGTATCCTCGTCCTGGCGGCGATGCTCGGGATTAGCGAATGGTTGCGTGGCCATGTCCTGACCGGCTTTCCCTGGAACGCCTACGGTATGATGCTGACCGGAGAGGTCCATCTCGAGCAGGTGGCATCGCTCTTCGGGCTCTATGGGCTGACCCTCTTCGCCGTCGCCATCGGCGCCGCTCCAGCGGCGCTGGGAACCGCCACCACATCGTCCGGCCGGTGGCTTCCATCCTTGCTGGCGCTCGCGGCGCTCGCTGGCTTCTTCGCCTATGGCTTCTGGCGCGTGCCGGCCGGTCCTGCGCCGCTCGTTGCCGGCGTGAAGCTGCGGCTGATGCAGCCCAACCTGCCGCAGAATGCCAAGTTCAACGGCAACAACGGCGCGGCGATCCTAGAGCATTACCTGGAACTGAGCGATCGCGCGACGAGCCCCGAGACGCCGGGGCTGCAGGCCGTTACCCATGTGATCTGGCCCGAATCGGCTTTCCCCTTCCTGCTCGGACGCACGCCGCAGGCGCTGTCGCGCATTGCGGCGGCCCTGCCGCCGGACGTGACCCTGATCACTGGCGCGGCGCGGGCTGGCGAGGTCCTGCCCGGAGAAAGCCGGCCGCCGATCTACAATTCCATTCAGGTCGTGAATGACGAGGGCACCATCGTCGCGAGCTACGACAAGGTCCATCTCGTGCCCTTCGGCGAATATCTGCCGCCGATCCTTGGCACGCTGATTCGTGCCGTCGGCCTGTCGCAATTCGTCTCGATCCCGGGCGGTTTCTCTTCGGGCAACACCCATCTGCCGCTGGCGATCAAGGGGCTGCCGAACGCGGCGCCTCTGATCTGCTACGAGGCCGTCTTTCCCGGCGCGGTCGTGCCGCGCGGGCCGCGCCCGGCCTTCTTCCTGAACGTCACCAATGATGGCTGGTTCGGCCAGACCAGCGGCCCCTACCAGCATTTCGCGCAGGCGCGGCTACGCAGCATCGAGGAGGGCCTGCCTCTGGTTCGTGTCGCCAACACCGGCATCTCCGGCGTGGTCGACGCCTATGGCCGCGTCGTCGCGAGCCTGCCGCTGGGGGCCGAAGGTGTGCTCGATGTCGGGTTGCCGCGTTCCGGACCTGAAACCCCTTATGCGCGGCTCGGGGATTTGGCCTTCGCCGGGCTTCTGCTGATGTTCCTCGCTCTGGCCCGGATCCGAGCGGCTTGA
- a CDS encoding hemolysin family protein has protein sequence MSDDSRQSQNETNGRGLGHWLGQFLDRLGLRGGGTAREEIVEALAEENGELADLSAQERAMLTNVLSLRERRVGDVMIPRADIVAVPADATLDELLAHFRTAGHSRLPVFDDSLDDPRGMVHIRDFLEYIAEKAHPESEAAAAESETATHDLAVVDLSTQLSETKLLRPVLYVPPSMPAVDLLVRMQATRTHIALVIDEYGGTDGLVSIEDLIEIVVGDIEDEHDKEEAPITQTGEGCFAADARATLDELKEATGVDLSGNEVADDIDTLGGLIVTLAGRVPARGEVIDGPEGLSFEVLDSDQRRVKRLTIRRRDQTAPEEAAMEPG, from the coding sequence ATGAGCGACGACAGTCGACAGTCACAGAACGAAACCAACGGCCGCGGCCTCGGACACTGGCTTGGCCAGTTCCTCGATCGGCTCGGCCTGCGCGGCGGCGGTACGGCCCGCGAGGAAATCGTCGAGGCACTGGCAGAGGAGAATGGCGAGCTCGCCGATCTTTCGGCGCAGGAGCGCGCCATGCTCACCAATGTGCTGAGCCTGCGCGAGCGCCGCGTCGGCGACGTCATGATTCCGCGGGCGGACATCGTCGCCGTTCCGGCCGATGCGACGCTCGACGAGCTTCTTGCTCATTTCCGCACGGCCGGCCATTCGCGCCTGCCCGTCTTCGACGATTCGCTCGATGACCCGCGCGGCATGGTCCACATCCGCGATTTCCTCGAATACATCGCAGAGAAGGCACATCCCGAGAGCGAGGCCGCTGCCGCTGAATCGGAAACTGCCACGCATGATCTGGCGGTGGTCGACCTTTCCACGCAGCTCTCGGAGACGAAGCTGCTGCGGCCTGTCCTTTATGTCCCGCCCTCCATGCCGGCGGTCGACCTGCTCGTCCGCATGCAGGCGACCCGCACCCACATCGCCCTGGTCATCGACGAATACGGCGGCACGGACGGGCTCGTCTCGATCGAGGATCTGATCGAGATCGTTGTCGGCGACATCGAGGACGAGCACGACAAGGAGGAAGCACCGATCACCCAGACGGGGGAAGGCTGCTTCGCGGCCGATGCGCGCGCCACCCTCGATGAGCTCAAGGAAGCGACCGGGGTCGATCTCTCCGGCAACGAGGTTGCCGACGACATCGATACGCTTGGGGGGCTGATCGTGACGCTTGCCGGCCGGGTGCCGGCGCGGGGCGAGGTGATCGACGGCCCCGAGGGGCTGTCTTTCGAGGTACTCGATTCCGACCAGCGCCGCGTGAAGCGCCTCACCATCCGCCGCCGCGACCAGACGGCGCCCGAAGAAGCGGCGATGGAGCCGGGCTGA
- the ybeY gene encoding rRNA maturation RNase YbeY — protein sequence MKDRPRARRSAPPAKTTPNLALDIRAQSRRWRELGNLAMLRAIAGEAITAGLAVAPRQPLDGAELSLLLTDDRRIRIVNRDWRGFDKATNVLSFPAAPPERIAASPLLGDIVVAFETVEREAQAEGKSFPDHFRHLVVHGLLHLLGEDHETEAEARRMEALEVAALARLGIADPYADAELVTETAFVSAEPSRS from the coding sequence ATGAAGGATCGACCTCGCGCGCGGCGTTCGGCGCCGCCCGCGAAGACCACCCCGAATCTGGCTCTCGATATCCGCGCCCAGTCGCGCCGCTGGCGCGAGCTGGGCAATCTCGCGATGCTGCGCGCCATCGCTGGCGAGGCGATCACAGCTGGCCTAGCCGTTGCGCCGCGCCAGCCTCTCGATGGCGCCGAGCTCAGCCTGCTTCTGACCGACGATCGGCGCATTCGCATCGTCAACCGCGACTGGCGCGGCTTCGACAAGGCGACGAACGTGCTCTCCTTCCCGGCTGCGCCGCCGGAGCGCATCGCGGCGAGCCCGCTGCTCGGGGACATCGTCGTCGCCTTCGAGACGGTGGAGCGGGAGGCGCAGGCCGAGGGCAAGAGCTTTCCCGACCATTTCCGTCACCTCGTCGTTCACGGGCTCCTTCACTTGCTCGGCGAGGATCATGAGACCGAGGCCGAGGCGCGCCGCATGGAAGCGCTCGAGGTCGCGGCGCTCGCCCGTCTCGGCATAGCCGACCCTTACGCCGATGCCGAACTCGTCACCGAGACGGCATTCGTTTCTGCAGAACCTTCACGATCATGA
- a CDS encoding PhoH family protein, which produces MTPKPDRSPRREVAQTRGETLAREGLPATEVTLTFEDNRLASLVFGQYDQNLAHLERRLGVVVNPNGNHVTVKGPRETAEQASRVLKTLYARAKAGAAVTLGDVDGAIEESNVQRSLFPTADTSKTAFDAIVTRKRGPVRARNAAQDAYLRQLKRHELVLAEGPAGTGKTWLAVGHAVSLIEQGVVERMILSRPAVEAGERLGFLPGDMREKVDPYLRPIYDALNDFMEARHVERGLQTGMIEIAPLAFMRGRTLTNAVVLLDEAQNATSMQMKMFLTRLGEGSRMIITGDPSQIDLPPGQRSGLVEAVKLLKDVEGIGYARFEEGDVVRHDLVRRIVMAYETAARRERDEREEAMRNPGAAPEAHREGDSEGLKRMLARERPR; this is translated from the coding sequence ATGACGCCGAAACCCGACCGGAGCCCGCGGCGCGAGGTCGCGCAGACGCGCGGCGAGACCCTCGCTCGCGAGGGCCTGCCCGCTACCGAGGTGACGCTGACCTTCGAAGATAATCGCCTCGCCAGCCTGGTCTTCGGACAGTACGATCAGAACCTCGCTCATCTCGAGCGGCGGCTCGGCGTCGTCGTCAATCCCAACGGCAATCATGTCACGGTGAAGGGCCCGCGCGAGACTGCCGAGCAGGCCAGCCGTGTGCTGAAGACGCTCTATGCCCGCGCCAAGGCGGGCGCGGCGGTGACGCTCGGCGATGTCGACGGCGCGATCGAGGAAAGCAACGTCCAGCGCTCGCTCTTCCCGACGGCCGACACGAGCAAGACCGCCTTCGACGCGATCGTTACGAGAAAACGGGGACCGGTCAGAGCCCGCAACGCGGCGCAGGACGCCTATCTGCGCCAACTCAAGCGCCATGAGCTCGTTCTCGCCGAAGGCCCGGCCGGCACCGGCAAGACCTGGCTCGCGGTCGGGCATGCCGTCTCGCTGATCGAGCAGGGCGTGGTCGAGCGCATGATCCTGTCGCGCCCGGCCGTCGAAGCCGGCGAACGGCTCGGCTTCCTGCCCGGTGACATGCGCGAGAAGGTCGATCCCTATCTCAGGCCGATCTACGACGCCCTCAACGACTTCATGGAGGCGCGCCATGTCGAGCGCGGCCTGCAGACCGGCATGATCGAGATCGCGCCGCTCGCCTTCATGCGCGGCCGCACCCTGACCAATGCGGTCGTGCTGCTCGACGAGGCCCAGAACGCCACCTCGATGCAGATGAAGATGTTCCTCACCCGCCTGGGCGAGGGTTCGCGCATGATCATCACCGGCGATCCGTCGCAGATTGACCTGCCGCCGGGCCAGCGCTCGGGCCTCGTCGAGGCGGTGAAGCTGCTCAAGGACGTCGAGGGTATCGGCTATGCCCGCTTCGAGGAGGGCGACGTCGTCCGCCATGATCTGGTGCGCCGCATCGTCATGGCTTATGAGACGGCCGCACGCCGCGAGCGCGATGAGCGCGAGGAGGCGATGCGCAATCCCGGCGCGGCGCCTGAGGCGCATCGCGAGGGCGACAGCGAAGGGCTGAAGCGGATGTTGGCGCGGGAGCGGCCGCGATGA
- the miaB gene encoding tRNA (N6-isopentenyl adenosine(37)-C2)-methylthiotransferase MiaB, whose amino-acid sequence MKKVHIKSFGCQMNVYDGQRMADILGEQGYEETATPEGADLILLNTCHIRDRAVQKVYTELGKLRDIKTAQKAEGQETRIVVAGCVAQAEGGEIQRRQPAVDLVVGPQAYHRLPELLAEAAGKRVVDTDLPIEDKFGFLPAPKPQVIRARGVSAFVTVQEGCDKFCAFCVVPYTRGAEFSRPVAQVVAEVERLAEAGVRDVTLIGQNVNAYHGEGPDGAVWGLARLMHKVAEVPGIARIRYTTSHPRDMDDDLIAAHRDLPQVMPFLHLPVQAGSDRILAAMNRKHTGDEYRRLVERIREARPDIALSSDFIVGFPGETDADFEDTIRLVDEIGFASSYSFKYSPRPGTPAADLGDQIPRELMDERLYRLQERIEHHRQAFNAAMLGRTVDVLLERAGRHPGQLAGKSPYLQAVQIDSDTNQIGDIVRVVIEQKSTNSLFGRKLGAEDGSRKEMAA is encoded by the coding sequence ATGAAGAAAGTCCACATCAAGTCCTTCGGCTGCCAGATGAACGTCTATGACGGACAGCGCATGGCCGACATCTTGGGCGAGCAGGGCTATGAGGAGACGGCGACGCCGGAAGGCGCGGATCTGATCCTGCTCAACACCTGCCATATCCGCGACCGTGCCGTGCAGAAGGTCTATACCGAGCTCGGCAAGCTGCGCGACATCAAGACCGCCCAGAAGGCCGAGGGCCAGGAAACCAGGATCGTCGTCGCCGGCTGCGTCGCGCAGGCCGAGGGTGGCGAGATCCAGCGCCGCCAGCCCGCGGTCGACCTCGTCGTCGGTCCGCAGGCCTATCATCGCCTGCCGGAGCTGCTGGCCGAGGCGGCGGGCAAGCGCGTCGTCGATACCGACCTGCCGATCGAGGACAAATTCGGCTTCCTGCCGGCCCCGAAGCCGCAGGTCATCCGCGCGCGCGGCGTCTCGGCCTTCGTCACGGTTCAGGAAGGCTGCGACAAGTTCTGCGCCTTCTGCGTCGTGCCTTATACCCGCGGTGCCGAATTCTCCCGGCCGGTCGCACAGGTCGTGGCCGAGGTCGAGCGATTGGCCGAGGCCGGCGTGCGCGACGTCACGCTGATCGGCCAGAACGTCAACGCCTATCACGGCGAAGGGCCGGACGGTGCCGTCTGGGGGCTGGCGCGGCTGATGCACAAGGTTGCCGAGGTGCCGGGCATTGCCCGCATCCGCTATACCACGAGCCATCCCAGAGACATGGACGACGACCTCATCGCCGCCCATCGCGATCTGCCGCAGGTCATGCCGTTCCTGCATCTGCCGGTGCAGGCGGGCTCGGACCGCATCCTCGCTGCGATGAACCGCAAGCATACCGGCGACGAGTATCGCCGGCTGGTCGAGCGTATCCGCGAAGCCCGGCCCGACATCGCCCTATCCTCGGACTTCATCGTCGGCTTTCCCGGCGAGACCGATGCCGATTTCGAGGACACGATCCGCCTCGTCGACGAGATCGGCTTCGCCTCGAGCTATTCCTTCAAATATTCGCCGCGCCCCGGCACCCCTGCGGCCGATCTCGGCGACCAGATCCCGCGTGAGCTCATGGACGAGCGGCTCTATCGCCTGCAGGAGCGGATCGAGCATCACCGCCAGGCCTTCAACGCGGCGATGCTCGGCCGGACTGTGGATGTCCTGCTGGAACGGGCTGGTCGCCATCCGGGGCAGCTTGCGGGCAAGTCGCCCTATCTGCAGGCTGTGCAGATCGACAGCGACACGAATCAGATCGGCGATATCGTGCGGGTGGTGATCGAGCAAAAGAGCACCAATTCGCTCTTCGGCCGCAAGCTCGGGGCCGAGGATGGTTCGCGAAAGGAAATGGCCGCTTGA
- a CDS encoding lysophospholipid acyltransferase family protein, with amino-acid sequence MNGLSAGALCRLLLLGSGTLVLVLLQLVTRRVLPARAGTLPLRFHRLACFCLGVRRRVRGTPPPPGTGALIVANHVSWLDICVLGAERELSFVAKSEVAGWPVIGFLASLQRTVYIDRQRRGATAGVAAAMGARIAAGEDVVLFAEGTTGDGTRILPFRSSLLGAAHQAIGDTESDVTVYPLTITYTGLQGLPGGRLERAALAWYGDTELAPHLKYVLDCGAVDVELVWGTPIAMGRATSRKEATRRAEAMVRTARQEAVTGRPAV; translated from the coding sequence ATGAACGGATTATCCGCCGGCGCCCTGTGCCGCCTCCTGCTGCTTGGGTCCGGCACGCTTGTTTTGGTCCTGCTGCAACTCGTTACCCGGCGCGTCCTGCCTGCGCGGGCCGGCACCCTGCCGCTGCGCTTCCATCGGCTGGCCTGCTTCTGCCTGGGCGTGCGGCGGCGCGTCAGGGGCACGCCGCCGCCGCCCGGGACTGGCGCGCTGATCGTCGCCAACCACGTTTCCTGGCTCGATATCTGCGTTCTCGGCGCCGAGCGCGAGCTGTCCTTCGTCGCCAAGAGCGAGGTGGCGGGCTGGCCGGTCATCGGTTTCCTGGCCAGCCTGCAGCGCACCGTCTACATCGACCGCCAGCGCCGCGGCGCCACGGCCGGTGTTGCGGCCGCGATGGGCGCGCGCATCGCGGCGGGAGAGGACGTTGTCCTCTTCGCGGAGGGCACCACGGGAGACGGAACGCGCATCCTGCCCTTCCGCTCTTCGCTGCTGGGCGCCGCGCATCAGGCGATCGGCGACACCGAATCCGACGTCACCGTCTACCCGCTGACCATCACCTATACCGGCTTGCAGGGCCTGCCCGGCGGACGCCTCGAGCGCGCCGCCCTCGCCTGGTATGGCGATACCGAGCTCGCGCCGCATCTGAAATACGTGCTGGACTGCGGTGCGGTCGATGTCGAGCTGGTCTGGGGCACGCCGATCGCGATGGGCCGGGCGACATCGCGCAAGGAAGCGACGCGGCGCGCCGAGGCAATGGTGCGCACGGCCCGCCAGGAAGCTGTGACCGGCCGTCCAGCCGTCTGA
- a CDS encoding GNAT family N-acetyltransferase gives MDWLRRLLHPDSAPARTARLDAAHARQVAALHHQGGFARGWEPAECAALIADAGVVTDGVFSGRGRSPEGFVISRKAADEAEILSIVVAPARRRDGLGRSLLAAHLAHLAGEGIAQVFLEVEEGNEPAERLYRHFGFREVGRRKGYYPKPDGTRATAIAMRLDLA, from the coding sequence ATGGATTGGTTGCGCAGGCTCCTTCACCCTGATTCGGCCCCCGCGCGGACGGCGCGTCTCGATGCCGCCCATGCGCGACAGGTCGCGGCCCTGCATCACCAGGGCGGCTTTGCCCGCGGCTGGGAGCCGGCGGAATGCGCCGCGCTGATCGCCGATGCCGGCGTCGTGACGGATGGGGTGTTCAGCGGCCGAGGCCGCAGCCCCGAAGGTTTCGTGATCTCGCGCAAGGCGGCGGACGAAGCCGAAATCCTCAGCATCGTCGTCGCTCCGGCGCGTCGCCGCGACGGTCTCGGCCGGTCTCTGCTGGCCGCTCATCTCGCTCATCTGGCCGGCGAGGGGATCGCCCAGGTCTTCCTCGAGGTCGAGGAAGGCAACGAGCCGGCCGAGCGGCTCTATCGCCATTTCGGCTTCCGCGAGGTCGGCCGCCGCAAGGGCTATTATCCCAAGCCTGACGGCACGCGGGCGACCGCCATCGCAATGCGGCTCGATCTTGCGTGA
- the tsaB gene encoding tRNA (adenosine(37)-N6)-threonylcarbamoyltransferase complex dimerization subunit type 1 TsaB, producing the protein MRILAIDTALGACSACVLEAGEAEPLAREQLAMDRGHAEALMPLIERVMDAVEGGFSSLDRVAVTVGPGSYTGLRVGVSAARAIAFAAGIPAVGVTTVASSAAPLIGRESGRVIAAALDAKHGQVWFQALSAEGKPLVSLRQVSYRDAARAIGAGPVSLVGSSALAVANEAWAIGLDAVVVDNAKAPDIAWVARLGMIADPDAAPPRPLYLKAPETTPQDKARLPRR; encoded by the coding sequence ATGCGCATTCTCGCGATCGACACCGCGCTCGGTGCCTGCTCGGCCTGTGTGCTCGAAGCCGGCGAGGCCGAGCCCCTCGCCCGCGAACAGCTCGCCATGGATCGCGGCCATGCCGAGGCGCTGATGCCGCTGATCGAGCGGGTGATGGATGCGGTCGAGGGCGGGTTCTCCTCGCTTGATCGCGTCGCCGTCACCGTCGGGCCGGGTAGCTATACCGGCCTGCGCGTCGGCGTCAGCGCCGCACGCGCGATCGCCTTCGCAGCCGGCATCCCAGCCGTCGGCGTCACGACGGTGGCGTCGAGCGCCGCGCCGCTGATCGGCCGCGAATCCGGCCGTGTGATCGCCGCGGCGCTCGACGCCAAGCACGGCCAGGTCTGGTTCCAGGCGCTGAGCGCCGAAGGCAAGCCGCTCGTTTCGCTGAGGCAGGTCAGTTATCGCGATGCGGCGCGCGCCATCGGTGCCGGGCCGGTCAGCCTGGTGGGTTCCTCGGCGCTGGCGGTGGCGAACGAAGCCTGGGCGATCGGTCTCGACGCGGTGGTTGTCGATAATGCCAAGGCGCCGGATATCGCCTGGGTAGCGCGGCTCGGTATGATCGCCGATCCGGATGCCGCCCCGCCGCGACCGCTTTACCTCAAGGCGCCGGAAACGACCCCGCAGGACAAGGCGAGGCTGCCGCGTCGATGA
- a CDS encoding NifU family protein gives MFIQTEATPNPATLKFLPGRIVMGSGTLDMRDPAEAERSPLAQRLFGVSGVSGVFLGSDFITVTKSDGEWPHLKPAILGAIMEHFMSGAPVLSEGSATDAIEEGEFFAPEDSQTVETIKDLLETRIRPAVAGDGGDITFRGYRDGTVYLVMKGACSGCPSSTATLKHGIQNLLHHFLPEVQGVEAV, from the coding sequence ATGTTTATTCAGACCGAAGCGACGCCGAATCCGGCGACCTTGAAGTTTCTCCCCGGACGCATCGTCATGGGCAGCGGCACCCTCGACATGCGCGACCCCGCCGAGGCCGAGCGCTCGCCGCTGGCGCAGCGCCTGTTCGGCGTCTCCGGCGTCTCCGGCGTGTTCCTCGGCTCCGATTTCATCACCGTCACCAAGTCGGACGGTGAATGGCCGCATCTCAAGCCCGCGATTCTCGGCGCGATCATGGAGCATTTCATGTCGGGCGCGCCGGTCCTGTCGGAGGGCTCGGCCACGGACGCGATCGAGGAGGGCGAGTTCTTCGCACCGGAGGACAGCCAGACCGTCGAGACGATCAAGGACCTGCTGGAAACCCGCATCCGTCCGGCCGTGGCCGGCGACGGTGGCGACATCACCTTCCGTGGCTATCGCGATGGTACGGTCTATCTCGTCATGAAGGGCGCCTGCTCGGGCTGCCCCTCCTCGACAGCGACGCTGAAGCACGGCATCCAGAACCTGCTGCATCACTTCCTGCCGGAAGTGCAGGGCGTCGAGGCGGTTTAG
- a CDS encoding universal stress protein, giving the protein MVKRRRSYETGHRPKFLAVVDDSEECAKALRFAARRCARVGAAIVLLGVATPPEHENWLGVGEVMRAEAEEQAEKRLDAAASVIRALAGLEPEKVVRTGNKADELVKLIEEDEDISLLVLAAGTGREGPGPLVSALAGKSSANFPIPVAIVPGHLEDEEIDALA; this is encoded by the coding sequence ATGGTCAAACGACGGCGGTCCTACGAGACGGGCCATCGCCCGAAATTTCTCGCGGTGGTCGATGACAGCGAGGAGTGCGCCAAGGCGCTGCGCTTTGCGGCGCGTCGCTGCGCCCGTGTCGGCGCGGCCATCGTGCTGCTCGGTGTCGCCACGCCGCCCGAGCACGAAAACTGGCTCGGCGTCGGCGAGGTGATGCGAGCGGAGGCGGAGGAGCAGGCCGAGAAGCGTCTCGATGCGGCCGCGTCCGTTATTCGCGCGCTCGCCGGCCTCGAGCCCGAGAAGGTGGTGCGCACCGGCAACAAGGCCGACGAGCTGGTGAAGCTGATCGAGGAGGACGAGGACATCTCGCTTCTCGTCCTGGCCGCCGGCACCGGCCGCGAAGGGCCGGGTCCGCTCGTCAGCGCGCTCGCCGGCAAGTCCTCCGCGAATTTCCCGATCCCCGTCGCCATCGTCCCCGGCCATCTGGAGGACGAGGAGATCGATGCGCTGGCGTGA